A stretch of the Bradyrhizobium arachidis genome encodes the following:
- the pstC gene encoding phosphate ABC transporter permease subunit PstC, whose product MAVQSDVIDDAGPYDRAKALSAFKLGDVTFYWITRLSAISVLLILGGIILSLIVGAFPAIREYGLSFLWTQRWAPSADPPVLGALGPMYGTLVTSFIAMLIAIPVGLGIAIFLTELCPQWARRPIGMAVELLAGIPSIIYGMWGFFVLGPFLANTFQPFMIKVFDGVPVLGAIFAGPPSYLSLFNAALILAIMVLPFITSISVDVFKTVPPVLKEAAYGVGCTTWEVVRSVVIPYTRVGIIGGVMLALGRALGETMAVTFIIGNSFRIQSSIFAPGTTISAAIASEFAESDGLHQSGLILLGLLLFVLTFFVLAAARLMLLRLEKKAGK is encoded by the coding sequence ATGGCCGTTCAGAGCGACGTGATTGATGACGCCGGACCGTATGATCGCGCCAAGGCGTTGAGCGCCTTCAAGCTCGGCGACGTCACCTTCTACTGGATCACGCGGCTGAGCGCGATCTCCGTGCTGCTGATCCTCGGCGGCATCATCCTGTCGTTGATCGTCGGTGCCTTCCCGGCGATCAGGGAATACGGCCTGTCCTTCCTGTGGACGCAGCGCTGGGCGCCGTCGGCCGATCCGCCGGTCCTCGGCGCGCTCGGGCCGATGTACGGCACGCTGGTCACGTCCTTCATCGCGATGCTGATCGCCATTCCGGTCGGTCTTGGCATTGCGATCTTCCTCACTGAACTCTGCCCGCAATGGGCGCGCCGCCCGATCGGCATGGCCGTCGAGCTGCTCGCCGGCATTCCCTCGATCATCTACGGCATGTGGGGCTTCTTCGTGCTGGGGCCGTTCCTGGCCAATACCTTCCAGCCCTTCATGATCAAGGTTTTCGATGGCGTTCCCGTGCTGGGCGCGATCTTCGCCGGCCCGCCGTCCTATCTCAGCCTGTTCAACGCGGCCCTCATCCTCGCGATCATGGTGCTGCCCTTCATCACCTCGATCTCGGTCGACGTGTTCAAGACCGTCCCGCCGGTGCTGAAGGAAGCCGCCTACGGCGTCGGCTGCACCACCTGGGAAGTCGTGCGCAGCGTGGTGATCCCCTACACGCGGGTCGGTATCATCGGCGGCGTCATGTTGGCGCTCGGGCGCGCGCTCGGCGAGACCATGGCGGTGACCTTCATCATCGGCAACTCCTTCCGTATCCAGTCGTCGATCTTCGCGCCGGGCACCACCATCTCGGCGGCGATCGCGAGCGAGTTCGCCGAAAGCGACGGCCTGCACCAGTCCGGCCTGATCCTGCTCGGCCTCTTGCTGTTCGTCCTGACGTTCTTCGTGCTCGCGGCCGCCCGGCTGATGCTGCTGCGGCTCGAAAAGAAGGCGGGGAAGTAA
- the pstB gene encoding phosphate ABC transporter ATP-binding protein PstB, translating to MTELSVSVSSAAAGHLASQSLPEAPAKVTARNLNFYYGEHHALKNINLSLGTNRVTAFIGPSGCGKSTLLRIFNRMYDLYPGQRATGQLMLDQTNILDPKLDLNLLRARVGMVFQKPTPFPMTIYENIAFGIRLYEKISKSEMDDRVEKALRGGALWNEVKDKLNASGLSLSGGQQQRLCIARTVAVRPEVILFDEPCSALDPISTAKVEELIQELSENYTIAIVTHNMQQAARVSDKTAFMYLGELIEFDDTSKIFTSPSDRRTQDYITGRFG from the coding sequence ATGACCGAGCTTTCCGTTTCCGTGAGTTCCGCCGCTGCCGGCCATCTGGCGTCGCAATCTCTGCCCGAAGCCCCGGCCAAGGTGACGGCGCGCAACCTCAACTTCTATTACGGCGAGCACCACGCGCTGAAGAACATCAACCTGTCGCTCGGCACCAACCGCGTCACGGCGTTTATCGGCCCGTCGGGCTGCGGCAAGTCCACCCTGCTGCGCATCTTCAACCGGATGTACGATCTCTATCCGGGCCAGCGCGCCACCGGCCAGTTGATGCTCGACCAGACCAACATCCTCGACCCCAAGCTCGACCTCAATCTGCTGCGGGCGCGGGTCGGCATGGTGTTCCAGAAGCCGACGCCGTTCCCGATGACGATCTACGAGAACATCGCCTTCGGCATCCGCCTCTATGAGAAGATCTCGAAGTCCGAGATGGACGACCGCGTCGAGAAGGCGCTGCGCGGCGGTGCGCTGTGGAACGAGGTCAAGGACAAGCTCAACGCCTCGGGCCTCTCGCTCTCCGGCGGCCAGCAGCAGCGCCTCTGCATCGCGCGCACCGTGGCGGTGCGGCCCGAAGTGATCCTGTTCGACGAGCCGTGCTCGGCGCTCGACCCGATCTCGACCGCCAAGGTGGAAGAGCTGATCCAGGAGCTGTCCGAGAACTACACTATCGCGATCGTCACCCACAACATGCAGCAGGCGGCCCGCGTCTCCGACAAGACCGCCTTCATGTATCTCGGCGAGCTGATCGAGTTCGACGACACCAGCAAGATATTCACGTCGCCGAGCGACCGGCGCACCCAGGACTACATCACCGGCCGCTTCGGTTGA
- a CDS encoding Hsp33 family molecular chaperone, with translation MVSQSPDIRTASEGPVRAPSSVPVDDAVLPFEVSALDVRGRLTRLGPALDDILTKHDYPAPVGKLLGEAIVLATLLGTALKFDGRFILQAQTDGPVSFLVVDFKAPDRLRAYARYDAARLSEAHDSGTLLGRGHLAMTIDQGADMSRYQGLVALDGGSLEDAAHEYFLRSEQIPTQVRIAVGEEWRASDGGKHRWRAGGMLMQFLPKAPERARQADLHPGDAPDGAAVHSVAEDDAWVEARSLIGTVEDVELIDPDLSGERLVYRLFHERGVRVFTPQPLQAQCSCSRDAVASMLKSFSPDDRAAMVKDDKVEVTCEFCSSIYQFTPHDAGVENA, from the coding sequence ATGGTTTCCCAATCCCCCGACATCAGGACCGCCTCCGAAGGCCCGGTCCGTGCGCCGTCATCAGTTCCCGTCGACGATGCCGTGCTGCCCTTCGAGGTCAGCGCGCTCGACGTGCGCGGGCGGCTGACCCGGCTTGGCCCCGCGCTCGACGACATCCTCACCAAGCACGATTATCCGGCGCCGGTCGGCAAGCTGCTCGGCGAGGCCATCGTGCTGGCGACCCTGCTCGGCACCGCCCTCAAGTTCGACGGCCGCTTCATCCTGCAGGCGCAGACCGACGGCCCGGTGTCGTTCCTGGTGGTGGACTTCAAGGCGCCGGACCGCCTGCGCGCCTATGCCCGCTACGACGCGGCGCGGCTTTCCGAGGCTCATGATTCCGGCACGCTGCTTGGGCGCGGCCATCTCGCCATGACCATCGACCAGGGCGCGGACATGAGCCGCTACCAGGGTCTGGTGGCGCTCGACGGCGGCAGTCTGGAAGATGCCGCCCACGAATATTTCTTGCGTTCCGAGCAGATCCCGACCCAGGTCCGGATCGCGGTCGGCGAGGAATGGCGCGCGAGCGACGGCGGCAAGCATCGCTGGCGCGCCGGCGGCATGCTGATGCAGTTCTTGCCCAAGGCGCCCGAGCGTGCGCGTCAGGCCGATCTGCACCCCGGCGATGCGCCTGATGGCGCCGCCGTGCACAGCGTGGCCGAGGACGACGCCTGGGTCGAGGCGCGCTCGCTGATCGGGACGGTCGAGGACGTCGAGCTGATCGATCCGGATCTGTCCGGCGAGCGGCTGGTCTACCGGCTCTTCCACGAGCGCGGCGTGCGCGTGTTCACGCCGCAGCCGCTGCAGGCGCAATGCTCCTGCTCGCGCGACGCGGTCGCTTCGATGCTGAAAAGCTTTTCGCCCGACGATCGCGCCGCGATGGTGAAGGACGACAAGGTCGAGGTGACCTGCGAGTTCTGCTCGTCGATCTACCAGTTCACGCCGCACGATGCGGGCGTCGAGAACGCCTGA
- the argF gene encoding ornithine carbamoyltransferase: MSKAPKHFLDINELPLSELKNMLAASSAMKAKQKAHQPVRPLEGKTLAMIFERPSTRTRVSFDVAMRQLGGEPIMLTGAEMQLGRGETIADTARVLSRYVDAIMIRILNHDALLELAAHATVPVINGLTRRSHPCQVMADLMTYEEHRGSIEGKTVAWTGDDNNVLASWAHAAERFKFQLNVATPPELAPKKAMRDWVKASGAPIMIGTDPEAAVRGADCVVTDTWVSMGDKEGEHRHNVLKPYQVNAKLMSLAKPDALFMHCLPAHRGEEVTDEVIDGPQSVVFDEAENRLHAQKGILAWCFDAVK; the protein is encoded by the coding sequence ATGAGCAAGGCGCCCAAACACTTCCTCGACATCAACGAGCTCCCGCTGTCGGAGCTCAAGAACATGCTCGCCGCCTCCTCCGCGATGAAGGCGAAGCAGAAGGCGCATCAGCCGGTCAGGCCGCTCGAAGGCAAGACGCTGGCGATGATCTTTGAGCGGCCCTCGACCCGCACGCGCGTCTCGTTCGACGTCGCCATGCGTCAGCTCGGCGGCGAGCCCATCATGCTGACCGGTGCCGAGATGCAGCTCGGCCGCGGCGAGACCATCGCCGACACCGCGCGCGTGCTGTCGCGCTATGTCGACGCCATCATGATCCGCATCCTCAACCACGATGCGCTGCTGGAGCTTGCCGCGCACGCGACCGTGCCCGTCATCAACGGGCTGACGCGGCGCTCGCATCCCTGCCAGGTGATGGCCGACCTCATGACCTATGAGGAGCATCGCGGCTCGATCGAGGGCAAGACGGTGGCCTGGACCGGCGACGACAACAACGTGCTGGCGTCCTGGGCACATGCCGCCGAGCGCTTCAAGTTCCAGCTCAATGTCGCAACGCCACCGGAGCTCGCGCCGAAGAAGGCGATGCGCGACTGGGTCAAGGCATCAGGCGCGCCGATCATGATCGGCACCGATCCTGAGGCCGCCGTCCGCGGTGCCGATTGCGTCGTCACCGACACCTGGGTGTCGATGGGCGACAAGGAGGGCGAGCACCGCCACAACGTGCTCAAGCCTTACCAGGTCAATGCCAAGCTGATGTCGCTCGCAAAACCCGATGCGCTGTTCATGCATTGCCTGCCCGCCCATCGCGGCGAGGAGGTCACCGACGAGGTGATCGACGGCCCGCAATCGGTGGTGTTCGACGAGGCCGAAAACCGCCTGCATGCGCAGAAAGGCATTTTGGCCTGGTGCTTTGACGCGGTGAAGTAG
- a CDS encoding SGNH/GDSL hydrolase family protein: MKAKVLLSLILLCGCFAAPSARAQDTTPAAPAGPPACEVPAYLLATENQLRKVADVIKANKPLEILVVGSRSTSIPQSEDSSYPARLQAILKEKLPSEPVHVSVEIQSRKTAEEAASGFVKLMEAKKPTLVIWQTGTVDAIRSIDPDEFRSAVTDGISALQHAGADVVLMNLQYSPRTETMMSVPPYLDNMRVVAQEHEIPLFDRFAIMRQWNDQGQFDLFNPTRGPELAKQVHDCLGRALAQFVIDAAHVGPAQQQN, from the coding sequence ATGAAGGCGAAGGTTCTCCTGAGCCTGATCCTGCTGTGCGGTTGTTTCGCCGCCCCGTCCGCGCGCGCCCAAGATACTACACCCGCCGCGCCTGCGGGACCTCCGGCCTGTGAGGTGCCTGCCTATCTGCTCGCCACCGAAAACCAGCTGCGCAAGGTTGCGGACGTCATCAAGGCCAACAAGCCACTCGAGATCCTGGTGGTCGGCAGTCGTTCGACGAGCATTCCGCAATCGGAGGACAGCTCCTATCCGGCCCGTTTGCAGGCGATCCTGAAGGAAAAACTGCCGTCCGAGCCCGTGCACGTCTCCGTAGAAATACAGAGCAGGAAGACCGCAGAGGAGGCGGCCTCCGGCTTCGTTAAGCTGATGGAAGCAAAAAAGCCTACTTTGGTCATCTGGCAGACCGGGACGGTGGATGCTATCCGATCCATCGATCCCGACGAGTTTCGCAGCGCCGTGACCGATGGCATTTCTGCGCTGCAGCATGCAGGGGCCGACGTTGTCTTGATGAATTTGCAGTACAGTCCGCGGACCGAGACCATGATGTCGGTGCCGCCCTACCTCGACAATATGCGCGTCGTCGCGCAGGAGCATGAAATCCCGTTGTTCGACCGTTTCGCCATCATGCGCCAGTGGAATGATCAGGGTCAGTTCGACCTGTTCAATCCGACGCGCGGGCCTGAACTGGCGAAGCAGGTCCATGATTGCCTTGGCCGCGCACTCGCGCAGTTCGTGATCGACGCCGCCCATGTCGGTCCGGCCCAGCAGCAAAACTAA
- the apaG gene encoding Co2+/Mg2+ efflux protein ApaG produces the protein MYRAVTRHIEVTVEPNYVPEQSSAERGRYFWSYTIVITNSGDETVQLKTRHWIITDATGRQQEVKGEGVIGEQPVLAPGERYEYTSGVPLSTASGFMTGRYQMVSESGERFEIDVPTFSLDSPDLKRVLN, from the coding sequence ATGTATCGCGCCGTGACCCGCCACATCGAAGTAACCGTCGAACCGAACTACGTTCCCGAGCAATCCTCGGCCGAACGCGGCAGGTATTTCTGGTCCTACACCATCGTCATCACCAATTCCGGCGATGAGACCGTGCAGCTCAAGACGCGGCACTGGATCATCACCGACGCCACCGGACGGCAGCAGGAGGTCAAGGGCGAGGGCGTGATCGGCGAGCAGCCGGTGCTGGCGCCGGGCGAGCGCTACGAATACACCTCCGGCGTGCCGCTCTCGACTGCCTCGGGCTTCATGACCGGCCGCTACCAGATGGTCAGCGAAAGCGGCGAGCGTTTTGAGATCGACGTGCCGACATTCTCGCTCGACAGCCCGGATCTGAAGCGGGTGTTGAACTAG
- a CDS encoding OpgC domain-containing protein, which yields MTIADQVTGSTIAGTADAAVRAKAAAPAISLPVVGERELRLDLFRGLALWLIFIDHLPPNLLTWFTIRNYGFSDATEIFIFISGYTAAFVYGRAMLESGFVIATARILRRVWQIYVAHVFLFTIFLAEISYVATRFENPLYTEEMGIMDFLKQPDVTIVQALLLRFRPVNMDVLPLYIVLMLALPLILWLMKWRPDVSLGLSVLLYAVTWEFDLYFSAYPNGFWAFNPLAWQLLFVFGAWCALGGAKRMSRILASPVTMWIAIAYLAAAFYVTMTWYVPQLGHFMPKRIEQWMYPIDKTDLDVLRFTHFLALAALTVRFLPRTWPGLKSPWLRPLILCGQHSLEIFCLGVFLAFAGHFILAEISGGPAMHALISLCGILIMWGMAWLISWYKREADKSGSKTKNAVGNADLAGGG from the coding sequence ATGACCATTGCCGACCAAGTCACGGGATCGACGATTGCCGGAACCGCGGATGCGGCTGTGCGCGCCAAGGCGGCTGCGCCGGCCATTTCGCTGCCGGTCGTCGGCGAGCGCGAATTGCGGCTCGACCTGTTCCGGGGCCTGGCGCTGTGGCTGATCTTCATCGATCACCTGCCGCCCAATCTGCTGACCTGGTTCACCATCCGCAACTACGGCTTCAGCGACGCCACCGAAATCTTCATCTTCATTTCCGGCTACACCGCCGCCTTCGTCTATGGCCGCGCGATGCTGGAAAGCGGCTTCGTGATCGCGACCGCGCGCATCCTGCGCCGCGTCTGGCAGATCTACGTCGCCCACGTCTTCCTGTTCACGATCTTCCTGGCGGAAATCTCCTACGTCGCGACGCGCTTCGAGAACCCGCTCTACACGGAAGAAATGGGCATCATGGATTTCCTGAAGCAGCCCGACGTCACCATCGTCCAGGCGCTGCTGCTGCGCTTCCGTCCCGTCAACATGGACGTGCTGCCGCTCTACATCGTGCTGATGCTGGCGCTGCCCCTCATCCTGTGGCTGATGAAATGGCGGCCCGACGTCTCGCTCGGCCTGTCGGTCCTGCTCTATGCGGTGACCTGGGAATTCGACCTCTATTTCTCGGCCTATCCGAACGGCTTCTGGGCGTTCAATCCGCTCGCCTGGCAATTGCTGTTCGTGTTCGGGGCGTGGTGTGCACTGGGAGGCGCGAAGCGGATGTCGCGAATCCTGGCCTCACCCGTCACGATGTGGATCGCGATCGCTTACCTCGCCGCCGCGTTCTACGTGACGATGACCTGGTACGTGCCGCAGCTCGGCCATTTCATGCCGAAGCGGATCGAGCAGTGGATGTACCCGATCGACAAGACCGATCTCGACGTGCTGCGCTTCACGCATTTCCTGGCGCTGGCCGCGCTCACCGTGCGCTTCCTGCCGCGGACCTGGCCGGGCCTGAAATCGCCCTGGCTGAGGCCGCTCATTCTCTGCGGACAGCATTCGCTGGAAATCTTCTGCCTCGGCGTCTTCCTCGCCTTTGCCGGTCACTTCATTTTAGCCGAAATTTCCGGCGGCCCCGCCATGCATGCGTTAATTAGTCTCTGCGGAATCCTGATCATGTGGGGCATGGCGTGGCTGATTTCGTGGTACAAGCGGGAGGCTGACAAGAGCGGTTCGAAAACCAAAAACGCCGTCGGCAACGCCGATCTGGCGGGAGGGGGCTGA
- the pstA gene encoding phosphate ABC transporter permease PstA encodes MNPIYSRRRRKDIVIRALCFGAAAFGVTWLALILFTLLYNGLAGLNLQVFVADTPPPGSNEGGLRNAIIGSIIMTVIGVGVGAPLGLFAGTYLAEYGRNDKLTSVIRFINDILLSAPSIIIGLFIYGAVVVPMRGFSAIAGALALAVIVIPVVVRTTEDMLLLVPNPLREAASALGLPRSLVIKRIAYRAARSGLITGVLLATARVAGETAPLLFTALSNQFFSLSLNKTMANLPVTINNFVQSPYEYWKQLAWSGALLITLTVLALNIGARILGAERTAK; translated from the coding sequence ATGAACCCGATCTATTCACGCCGTCGCCGCAAGGACATCGTGATCCGCGCGCTCTGCTTCGGCGCCGCCGCCTTCGGCGTCACCTGGCTCGCGCTGATCCTGTTCACGCTGCTCTACAACGGCCTTGCCGGCCTCAATCTCCAGGTCTTCGTCGCGGACACTCCGCCTCCAGGCTCGAACGAGGGCGGCCTGCGCAACGCGATCATCGGCTCGATCATCATGACCGTGATCGGCGTCGGCGTCGGCGCGCCGCTCGGCCTGTTCGCCGGCACCTATCTCGCCGAGTACGGCCGCAACGACAAGCTGACCTCGGTAATCCGCTTCATCAACGACATCCTGCTCTCGGCGCCCTCGATCATCATCGGCCTGTTCATCTATGGCGCGGTGGTGGTGCCGATGCGGGGCTTCTCCGCGATCGCGGGCGCGCTCGCGCTGGCCGTCATCGTGATCCCGGTCGTGGTGCGCACGACGGAGGACATGCTGCTGCTGGTGCCGAACCCGCTGCGCGAAGCGGCCTCCGCGCTCGGCCTGCCGCGTTCGCTCGTGATCAAGCGGATCGCCTATCGCGCCGCGCGCTCCGGCCTCATCACCGGCGTGCTGCTCGCGACCGCCCGCGTCGCCGGTGAAACCGCGCCGCTGCTCTTCACCGCGCTGTCGAACCAGTTCTTCAGCCTGAGCCTGAACAAGACGATGGCGAACCTGCCGGTGACCATCAACAATTTCGTGCAGAGCCCCTACGAGTACTGGAAGCAACTGGCCTGGAGCGGGGCGCTTCTGATCACACTGACCGTGCTTGCCCTGAACATTGGCGCGCGCATTCTTGGCGCCGAGAGGACTGCAAAATGA
- a CDS encoding GcrA family cell cycle regulator has protein sequence MTVLTWSDDRVEQLKKLWEAGLSASQIAAELGNVTRNAVIGKVHRLGLSGRAKSPSSAAPRPRKARPAQHMMRVSRPIARGNTALAQAFEVEVEPDPVTYDNVVPMSQRLSLLELNEATCHWPVGDPSSPDFFFCGGKALSGLPYCAQHSRVAYQPAADRRRAPAKPGPR, from the coding sequence ATGACCGTTTTGACCTGGTCCGACGATCGCGTCGAGCAGTTGAAGAAGCTCTGGGAAGCCGGGCTTTCGGCTAGCCAGATCGCCGCCGAGCTCGGCAACGTGACCCGCAACGCCGTGATCGGCAAGGTACACCGGCTCGGCCTGTCCGGCCGCGCCAAGAGCCCCTCCTCGGCTGCGCCCCGTCCGCGCAAGGCACGCCCCGCGCAGCACATGATGCGGGTGAGCCGCCCGATCGCGCGCGGCAACACCGCGCTCGCCCAGGCCTTCGAGGTCGAGGTCGAGCCCGACCCGGTCACCTATGACAATGTGGTGCCGATGAGCCAGCGCCTGTCGCTGCTCGAGTTGAACGAGGCGACCTGCCATTGGCCGGTCGGCGATCCCTCGAGCCCGGATTTCTTCTTCTGCGGCGGCAAGGCGCTTTCGGGCCTGCCCTACTGCGCGCAGCACTCGCGGGTGGCGTATCAGCCGGCGGCGGACCGCAGGCGCGCGCCAGCCAAGCCCGGCCCGCGCTGA
- the phoB gene encoding phosphate regulon transcriptional regulator PhoB yields the protein MGARIMVVEDEEALTELLRYNLEGDGYDVETVMRGDDADTRLKEHIPDLIVLDWMLPGLSGIELCRRLRTRSETKQLPIIMLTARGEESERVRGLATGADDYIVKPFSVPELLARVKGLLRRASPERLATVLAYGDIELDRDKRRVARSGRPIDLGPTEYRLLEFFLEHPGRVFSREQLLDSVWGRDIYIDERTVDVHIGRLRKLLNLGREQDPIRTVRGAGYALDDRFAKAEQT from the coding sequence ATGGGCGCACGCATTATGGTGGTTGAGGACGAGGAAGCGCTGACCGAGCTTCTCCGCTACAACCTCGAAGGCGATGGCTATGACGTCGAGACGGTGATGCGCGGCGACGACGCCGACACCCGTCTCAAGGAGCACATTCCCGATCTGATCGTGCTCGACTGGATGCTGCCGGGGCTATCCGGCATCGAACTGTGCCGGCGGCTTCGCACCCGGTCCGAGACCAAGCAACTGCCGATCATCATGCTCACCGCCCGCGGCGAGGAGAGCGAGCGGGTGCGGGGTCTTGCGACCGGCGCCGACGATTACATCGTCAAGCCGTTCTCGGTGCCCGAGTTGTTGGCCCGCGTGAAAGGCCTGTTGCGCCGCGCGAGCCCCGAGCGGCTTGCCACCGTGCTCGCCTATGGCGACATCGAGCTCGATCGCGACAAGCGCCGCGTCGCGCGCTCGGGCCGTCCGATCGATCTCGGTCCGACCGAATATCGCCTGCTGGAGTTCTTCCTGGAGCATCCGGGGCGGGTGTTCTCGCGCGAGCAGCTGCTCGACAGCGTCTGGGGCCGCGACATCTATATCGACGAGCGCACCGTCGACGTCCATATCGGCCGCCTGCGCAAGCTGCTCAATCTCGGCCGCGAGCAGGATCCGATCCGCACCGTGCGCGGTGCCGGCTACGCGCTGGACGATCGCTTTGCCAAGGCTGAGCAGACGTAA
- a CDS encoding aspartate aminotransferase family protein: MTNSAAPHLLPVFARADLGFERGEGCWLIATNGERYLDFTSGVAVNALGHTHPALVKALQEQATKLWHMSNLFQSPDGEKLAARLCNESFADFVFFCNSGAEAMEGVIKLVRHHHFSKGHPERYRIITFEGAFHGRTLATLAATGSAKYLEGFGPPMDGFDQVPHGDLEAVKKAIGPHTAGILIEPIQGEGGVRSAPPAFFKALRELCNERGILLAFDEVQTGMGRTGELFAYKRTGVVPDVMSLAKALGGGFPIGAVLATADAASGMGPGSHGSTFGGNPLAIASANAVLDVMLKPGFFDHVQKMSLLLKQKLASVIDRHPEIVSEVRGEGLLIGIKAVVPSGDLVNALRNEKLLTVGAGDNVVRFLPPLIVTETELDESVARLERACAAISAGAKKRATS; encoded by the coding sequence ATGACCAACAGCGCAGCGCCGCATCTGCTTCCCGTTTTCGCCAGGGCCGACCTCGGCTTCGAGCGCGGTGAGGGCTGCTGGTTGATCGCGACCAATGGCGAGCGCTATCTCGACTTCACCTCGGGCGTGGCCGTGAACGCGCTGGGCCATACCCATCCGGCGCTGGTCAAGGCGTTGCAGGAGCAGGCGACAAAGCTCTGGCACATGTCGAACCTGTTCCAGAGCCCGGACGGCGAGAAGCTGGCGGCCCGCCTCTGCAACGAGAGCTTTGCGGACTTCGTGTTCTTCTGCAATTCCGGCGCCGAGGCGATGGAGGGCGTGATCAAGCTGGTCCGCCATCATCATTTCTCAAAGGGCCATCCCGAGCGCTACCGCATCATCACCTTCGAAGGCGCCTTCCACGGCCGCACGCTGGCGACGCTGGCGGCCACCGGATCGGCAAAATATCTCGAGGGCTTCGGCCCGCCGATGGACGGTTTTGATCAGGTGCCGCACGGTGACCTCGAAGCGGTGAAGAAGGCGATCGGTCCCCACACCGCTGGCATCTTGATCGAGCCGATCCAGGGCGAGGGTGGCGTGCGTTCGGCGCCTCCGGCCTTCTTCAAGGCGCTGCGCGAGCTCTGCAACGAGCGCGGCATATTGCTCGCCTTCGACGAGGTGCAGACCGGCATGGGCCGCACCGGCGAACTCTTCGCTTACAAGCGCACCGGCGTCGTGCCCGACGTGATGTCGCTGGCGAAGGCGCTGGGCGGCGGTTTCCCGATCGGTGCGGTGCTCGCCACCGCCGACGCTGCTTCCGGCATGGGGCCCGGCTCGCACGGCTCGACCTTCGGCGGCAATCCGCTCGCGATCGCATCGGCGAATGCCGTGCTCGACGTCATGCTCAAGCCCGGCTTCTTCGACCACGTGCAGAAGATGTCGCTGCTGCTCAAGCAGAAGCTCGCTTCCGTGATCGACCGTCATCCCGAGATCGTCAGCGAAGTCCGCGGCGAGGGGCTTTTGATCGGCATCAAGGCGGTGGTGCCCTCGGGCGACCTCGTCAACGCGCTGCGCAACGAAAAACTGCTCACCGTGGGCGCCGGCGACAATGTCGTGCGCTTCCTGCCGCCGCTGATCGTCACCGAGACTGAGCTCGACGAATCCGTCGCGCGGCTCGAGCGTGCGTGCGCGGCGATTTCGGCCGGCGCAAAGAAGCGGGCGACAAGCTGA
- the phoU gene encoding phosphate signaling complex protein PhoU: MGSEHTAKAFDTDLQELTRLVSEMGGLAERMIVDSVDALIRRDVALGQRVVASDTEIDALQKRIEERSVLTIARRQPMAVDLREIVGAMRVATDLERIGDLAKNMGKRVAALETDFHPLKLFRGLEHMTDLVQQQVKSVLDAYAAHDLPAAMAVWKGDEEVDAICTSLFRELLTYMMEDPRNISFCIHLMFCAKNIERIGDHATNIAETVFYMIEGQAIADKRPKGDMTTFATTVPNN; this comes from the coding sequence ATGGGTTCTGAACATACCGCAAAAGCCTTCGACACCGACCTCCAGGAGCTCACCCGGCTGGTGTCGGAAATGGGCGGCCTCGCCGAGCGCATGATCGTCGATTCCGTCGACGCGCTGATCCGCCGCGACGTCGCGCTCGGCCAGCGCGTGGTGGCTTCCGACACCGAGATCGATGCGCTCCAGAAGCGCATCGAGGAGCGCTCCGTGCTCACCATCGCCCGCCGCCAGCCGATGGCGGTGGATCTGCGCGAGATCGTCGGCGCCATGCGCGTTGCGACCGACCTCGAGCGCATCGGCGATCTCGCCAAGAACATGGGCAAGCGCGTGGCCGCGCTGGAAACCGACTTCCATCCGCTAAAGCTGTTCCGCGGGCTGGAACACATGACCGACCTGGTGCAGCAGCAGGTCAAGTCGGTGCTGGACGCCTATGCCGCGCATGATCTGCCGGCGGCGATGGCGGTGTGGAAAGGCGACGAGGAGGTCGACGCGATCTGCACCTCGCTGTTCCGCGAGCTCCTCACCTACATGATGGAGGATCCGCGCAACATCTCGTTCTGCATCCACCTGATGTTCTGCGCCAAGAACATCGAGCGGATCGGCGACCACGCGACCAACATCGCCGAGACCGTCTTCTACATGATCGAAGGCCAGGCCATCGCGGACAAGCGTCCGAAGGGCGACATGACGACCTTCGCCACGACCGTGCCGAACAATTAA